A window of the Streptomyces sp. NBC_01351 genome harbors these coding sequences:
- a CDS encoding TetR/AcrR family transcriptional regulator C-terminal domain-containing protein, with amino-acid sequence MMARRAPKLDKKQVVDAALRLLNEVGLEGLTLRAIARDLEVQAPALYWHFEGKQELLDEMATEMYRRMTAGPDLASGAGWQERLAAGNRALRAALLGYRDGAKVFSGSRFTGTEHAIQLEASLGMLVEAGFTLPQAVRATSTAYFFTLGFVTEEQGVEPLPGDRREGYDVDERAARMAAFPLAAAAGPDLFQNYDEGFEEGLALVIAGIEARYRVG; translated from the coding sequence GTGATGGCCCGGAGAGCTCCCAAGCTGGACAAGAAGCAGGTCGTGGACGCGGCGCTGCGGCTGCTGAACGAGGTCGGGCTGGAGGGGCTGACGTTGCGGGCCATCGCCAGGGACCTGGAGGTCCAGGCACCGGCCCTGTACTGGCATTTCGAGGGCAAGCAGGAGCTGCTCGACGAGATGGCCACCGAGATGTACCGCCGGATGACCGCGGGACCGGACCTCGCGTCGGGCGCCGGCTGGCAGGAACGGCTCGCGGCCGGCAACCGCGCTCTGCGCGCGGCGCTGCTCGGCTACCGCGACGGGGCGAAGGTCTTCAGCGGCTCCCGCTTCACGGGCACCGAGCACGCGATCCAGTTGGAAGCGAGCCTCGGGATGCTCGTCGAGGCGGGCTTCACGCTGCCGCAGGCGGTCCGGGCCACGTCCACCGCGTACTTCTTCACCCTCGGGTTCGTCACCGAGGAGCAGGGTGTCGAGCCGCTCCCGGGTGACCGCAGGGAGGGCTACGACGTCGACGAACGCGCCGCGCGGATGGCCGCCTTCCCGCTCGCCGCGGCTGCCGGCCCCGACCTCTTCCAGAACTACGACGAGGGCTTCGAGGAGGGTCTGGCCCTGGTGATCGCGGGGATCGAGGCGCGCTACCGGGTCGGGTGA
- a CDS encoding ABC transporter ATP-binding protein — MIQLRGLTKRYGDKNAVDDLTFTVRPGAVTGFLGPNGAGKTTTMRMMLDLDRPTGGSVTIGGKRYSDLREPMKRIGALLDAKALHPARTAYHHLLWLARSNRIPDRRVGEILETVGLADVAHQRAGAFSLGMGQRLGIAAALLGDPETLVLDEPVNGLDPEGILWIRNLMKQLAAQGRTVFVSSHLMSEMALTADHLIVIGRGRLLADTSTAEFIENNSRSVVRLRTTQPERLLDVLADEGIVPVLTGDGAFEIQDGNAEVLAELAAAHRIALLEIGSQRASLEEAFMRLTAGSLEYRAGATTDAPLALSSHSRTGKES; from the coding sequence GTGATCCAGTTACGCGGGCTGACCAAGCGGTACGGGGACAAAAACGCCGTCGACGACCTGACGTTCACCGTGCGCCCCGGCGCGGTGACCGGCTTCCTGGGCCCGAACGGCGCGGGCAAGACGACGACCATGCGCATGATGCTGGACCTCGACCGGCCGACCGGTGGCAGCGTCACCATCGGCGGGAAGCGCTACAGCGACCTGCGCGAGCCGATGAAGCGGATCGGCGCGCTGCTGGACGCGAAGGCCCTCCACCCCGCCCGCACCGCCTACCACCACCTGCTGTGGCTGGCGCGCTCCAACAGGATCCCGGACCGCAGGGTCGGAGAGATCCTGGAGACGGTCGGACTCGCCGACGTGGCCCACCAGCGCGCGGGCGCCTTCTCCCTCGGCATGGGCCAGCGCCTCGGCATCGCCGCCGCGCTGCTCGGCGACCCCGAGACGCTCGTGCTCGACGAGCCCGTCAACGGACTCGACCCCGAGGGCATCCTCTGGATCCGCAACCTGATGAAACAACTGGCGGCCCAGGGACGTACGGTCTTCGTCTCCAGCCACCTCATGAGCGAGATGGCGTTGACGGCCGACCACCTGATCGTCATCGGCCGCGGCCGGCTGCTCGCCGACACCTCCACGGCGGAGTTCATCGAGAACAACTCCCGCTCCGTCGTACGGCTGCGCACCACCCAGCCGGAGCGGCTGCTCGACGTCCTCGCCGACGAGGGGATCGTGCCGGTCCTCACCGGGGACGGGGCCTTCGAGATCCAGGACGGCAACGCCGAGGTGCTCGCCGAACTCGCCGCCGCCCACCGGATCGCGCTGCTGGAGATCGGCTCGCAGCGCGCCTCGCTGGAGGAGGCGTTCATGCGGCTTACCGCGGGTTCGCTCGAGTACCGGGCAGGCGCCACGACGGACGCCCCCCTCGCCCTCTCGTCCCACTCCCGCACCGGGAAGGAGTCATGA
- a CDS encoding RICIN domain-containing protein, with amino-acid sequence MAEANALAQFLRELTAELTVSRLEDQYRLSRSVWSEYRSGLKIIPMSRLTQIIEDRFPRDARTPAEQLLKARRLHTEAMASLAALAPAAPASPPATPTSGSAAAPAPSPDELSSPNPSPVEAQAAPPRDVRQEADTSGLSADNPPTSQDPAPTTAVQAPQPAAPRRRTDRFSRWRTPAQWAALGVLVTVLVVANQADRSKDKAADTAASSELGPGQVQIGDPSIAPEPLATEPTTPDPSQPGASQDPPQAPAAPPVAPSTPPTATPQPTANNNQDQAPQAERIPAGVPVRIVNRNSGLCLAVPGASTEVIDLNQFGCGNFPDHFWRLEPWGRGAGTLYRVVNDNSGLCAAVPAANKASGVVVNQFPCGDYPDHLWRLDRDGADEAGRPQYRIVNDNSGLCMTIAGADTRQTAAVVQLPCGSRPERQWRLTAR; translated from the coding sequence ATGGCCGAGGCCAACGCCCTCGCACAGTTCCTGCGGGAGCTGACCGCGGAGTTAACCGTGAGCCGGCTGGAGGACCAGTACCGGCTCAGCAGGAGCGTGTGGAGCGAGTACCGCTCCGGCCTGAAGATCATCCCGATGTCCCGCCTCACCCAGATCATCGAGGACCGCTTCCCCCGCGACGCCCGAACACCAGCGGAGCAACTCCTCAAAGCCCGCCGCCTCCACACCGAGGCCATGGCGTCGCTAGCAGCCCTGGCGCCGGCCGCCCCGGCATCACCGCCCGCCACCCCCACTTCCGGCTCCGCCGCGGCTCCGGCCCCATCACCCGACGAGCTCTCGTCCCCGAACCCATCACCCGTCGAAGCACAGGCCGCTCCACCCCGCGATGTTCGCCAAGAGGCCGACACCTCCGGGTTGTCCGCAGACAACCCTCCGACCTCGCAGGATCCCGCGCCGACAACGGCCGTACAGGCTCCCCAGCCGGCCGCTCCCCGGCGACGCACGGACCGGTTCAGCCGCTGGCGGACCCCGGCCCAGTGGGCGGCCCTCGGGGTCCTGGTCACGGTCCTCGTCGTCGCCAACCAGGCGGATCGGTCGAAAGACAAGGCCGCCGACACCGCCGCTTCGTCCGAACTCGGGCCCGGTCAGGTTCAGATCGGCGACCCGTCGATCGCTCCCGAGCCGCTCGCGACCGAACCGACGACCCCGGACCCGTCCCAGCCCGGTGCCTCCCAGGACCCACCGCAGGCACCAGCCGCCCCGCCCGTCGCCCCGTCGACTCCGCCGACCGCCACCCCGCAGCCGACGGCCAACAACAACCAAGACCAGGCCCCGCAAGCGGAGCGGATCCCCGCCGGTGTGCCGGTACGGATCGTGAACCGGAACAGCGGTCTCTGCCTGGCGGTGCCCGGAGCGAGCACCGAGGTCATCGACCTCAACCAGTTCGGGTGCGGCAACTTCCCCGACCACTTCTGGCGCCTCGAACCCTGGGGCCGCGGCGCCGGGACCCTGTACCGGGTCGTCAACGACAACAGCGGCCTCTGCGCGGCCGTACCCGCCGCGAACAAGGCATCGGGCGTCGTGGTCAACCAGTTCCCTTGCGGCGACTACCCCGACCACCTATGGCGACTCGACCGCGACGGCGCCGACGAAGCCGGCCGACCGCAGTACCGGATCGTCAACGACAACAGCGGCCTCTGCATGACCATCGCCGGAGCGGACACCAGGCAGACCGCGGCCGTAGTTCAGCTCCCGTGCGGGAGCCGGCCCGAACGACAGTGGCGGCTGACCGCCCGCTGA
- a CDS encoding MFS transporter: MTTAQQKTETEAGPTAPPAASRRLTLLIAVFGVLVLVRSMSEGIYDIAFANLALDLSGLVSTVGLVYCVGYGVEVVASVAAGPLLDRGNPKTVLVVSYLIKIGVFALIGVGSSFLSSHLWAIVVAAATVDLVHHVGEMALFVLLPRVLDAKSLVRVQGIAGSIRSSCELLSPVVAGLVITLMPGSRALLVAAALQVLALAVFAVFAAVAARRPAAVDGAAAAGGAGEADATDEQDGGSAVLPSRRTVARTITNSRSWRRFALFHALTVLCLSTVVLSLLSLMRETHHMSAARAGVFLVFSTVGAVVGGLVVAKAGPDGIRGSLRWAPALAGAGTLVAALLGHDQWVLAAGLVLFGLGFTVYLRSAGLLIQLRAPSKLLGTWFGLLDAVIRIVSAAAILATGFLFDRFGGAVVYLAFGGLLVLSAALWSTFGTQDHTGLTRTPLHPEHPSTD; the protein is encoded by the coding sequence GTGACCACTGCGCAGCAGAAGACGGAAACGGAAGCCGGACCCACCGCGCCGCCCGCGGCGTCGCGCCGGCTGACCCTGCTCATCGCGGTCTTCGGTGTCCTCGTCCTGGTCCGCTCGATGAGCGAGGGCATCTACGACATCGCCTTCGCCAACCTGGCGCTGGACCTGTCCGGGCTGGTCAGCACGGTGGGTCTGGTCTACTGCGTGGGCTACGGCGTCGAGGTGGTGGCCTCCGTCGCGGCCGGTCCCCTGCTGGACCGGGGGAACCCGAAGACCGTCCTGGTCGTGTCGTACCTGATCAAGATCGGTGTCTTCGCGCTCATCGGGGTCGGCTCGTCGTTCCTGTCCTCGCACCTGTGGGCCATCGTCGTCGCGGCCGCGACCGTCGACCTCGTGCACCACGTCGGGGAGATGGCGCTGTTCGTGCTGCTGCCGAGGGTGCTCGACGCCAAGAGCCTGGTTCGTGTGCAGGGCATCGCCGGGAGCATCCGGTCGAGCTGCGAACTGCTCTCGCCCGTCGTCGCGGGCCTCGTCATCACGCTCATGCCGGGCTCGCGGGCGCTGCTGGTCGCGGCGGCCCTGCAGGTGCTCGCCCTCGCCGTGTTCGCCGTGTTCGCCGCGGTCGCGGCGCGACGGCCCGCCGCGGTCGACGGCGCTGCCGCCGCCGGGGGTGCCGGGGAGGCCGACGCGACGGATGAACAGGACGGGGGCTCCGCCGTCCTGCCGTCCCGTCGCACCGTGGCCAGGACCATCACGAACAGCCGGTCCTGGCGCCGGTTCGCCCTCTTCCACGCGCTGACCGTGCTCTGCCTCTCCACGGTCGTCCTCTCGTTGCTCTCCCTGATGCGCGAGACCCACCACATGTCGGCGGCCCGCGCCGGTGTCTTCCTGGTCTTCTCGACCGTCGGCGCCGTCGTCGGAGGTCTCGTCGTCGCGAAGGCGGGGCCCGACGGCATCCGGGGCAGCCTGCGCTGGGCCCCGGCCCTCGCCGGCGCCGGAACCCTCGTGGCGGCGCTGCTCGGCCACGACCAGTGGGTCCTCGCGGCCGGGCTGGTCCTGTTCGGGCTCGGCTTCACCGTGTACCTGCGGTCGGCCGGGCTCCTCATTCAGCTGCGCGCGCCGTCGAAGCTGCTGGGTACCTGGTTCGGGCTGCTCGACGCCGTCATCCGGATCGTCAGCGCGGCCGCCATCCTGGCCACCGGTTTCCTCTTCGACCGGTTCGGCGGGGCTGTCGTGTACCTCGCCTTCGGCGGCCTGCTCGTGCTCAGCGCCGCACTGTGGTCCACCTTCGGCACGCAGGACCACACGGGCCTCACTCGCACACCGCTGCACCCGGAGCACCCCTCGACGGACTGA
- a CDS encoding FAD-dependent oxidoreductase: MQHTHALDARDALDERDVLIVGAGPTGLTLAVDLARRGVSALVVERADGLFPGSRGKGIQPRTREVFDDLGVGEAIRAAGGPYPVGMIWQDGRRRGEHRMFDASDEGSEDSPYREPWMVPQWRTQEILAARLTELGGDIAFARELTGLDQDPDGVTATFTSGPPVRARYAVAADGGRSTVRRALGITMTGELIDPAPMLVADVRIDNLDRDNWHIFPPSDTTGFLAICPLAGTEDFQLTAQLPRTTEDVDPSLDTVRELIAARSHLGPDDVTSVSWASDFRPRAALADRFRAGRVFLAGDAAHVHSPAGGQGLNTSVQDAYNLGWKLGAVLQGLAPASLLDTYEEERRPIAADMLGLSTRVHRGETRRGEATQQLNLGYRTSSLSLDTRTNLPDDALRAGDRAPDGLHGVRLFDEFRGPHWTLLAVGAPASAALPPLPAVHTVRIPSHKTYGDGLFLIRPDGYIGWAGDSPTHLHPYLSRTGS, encoded by the coding sequence ATGCAGCACACGCATGCACTCGACGCACGCGACGCACTCGACGAACGGGACGTACTGATCGTCGGAGCAGGCCCCACGGGCCTCACCCTCGCCGTGGACCTGGCCCGCCGCGGAGTGAGCGCGCTCGTGGTGGAGCGCGCGGACGGCCTCTTCCCCGGCTCGCGCGGCAAGGGCATCCAGCCCCGCACCCGAGAGGTCTTCGACGACCTCGGCGTGGGCGAGGCGATCCGGGCGGCCGGCGGCCCGTACCCGGTCGGCATGATCTGGCAGGACGGCCGCCGCCGGGGCGAACACCGGATGTTCGACGCGAGCGACGAGGGCAGCGAGGACTCCCCGTACCGCGAGCCCTGGATGGTCCCCCAGTGGCGAACCCAGGAGATCCTCGCCGCCCGCCTCACGGAACTCGGCGGCGACATCGCCTTCGCCCGCGAACTGACCGGCCTCGACCAGGACCCGGACGGTGTCACGGCCACCTTCACCTCGGGCCCGCCCGTCCGGGCCCGCTACGCCGTCGCCGCCGACGGAGGCCGCTCCACCGTCCGGCGCGCACTCGGCATCACCATGACCGGCGAGCTCATCGACCCGGCCCCGATGCTGGTGGCCGACGTCCGCATCGACAACCTCGACCGCGACAACTGGCACATCTTCCCTCCCTCCGACACCACGGGCTTCCTCGCGATCTGCCCTCTCGCAGGGACGGAAGACTTCCAGCTGACGGCCCAACTCCCACGAACCACCGAGGACGTGGACCCCTCCCTCGACACCGTCCGCGAGCTCATCGCCGCCCGCTCGCACCTCGGCCCCGACGACGTGACCTCCGTGAGCTGGGCCTCGGACTTCCGCCCCAGGGCCGCCCTGGCCGACCGCTTCCGCGCCGGACGCGTCTTCCTCGCCGGAGACGCCGCGCACGTCCACTCGCCCGCCGGCGGCCAAGGCCTCAACACCAGCGTCCAGGACGCGTACAACCTGGGCTGGAAACTGGGCGCGGTCCTGCAAGGCCTCGCCCCCGCGTCCCTCCTCGACACCTACGAGGAAGAACGCCGCCCCATCGCCGCCGACATGCTCGGCCTCTCCACCCGCGTCCACCGCGGCGAGACCCGCCGGGGCGAAGCCACCCAACAGCTCAACCTCGGCTACCGCACCTCTTCCCTCTCCCTCGACACCCGTACGAACCTCCCCGACGACGCCCTCCGCGCGGGCGACCGCGCCCCGGACGGCCTCCACGGAGTCCGCCTCTTTGACGAGTTCCGCGGCCCCCACTGGACCCTCCTCGCCGTCGGCGCACCCGCATCGGCGGCCCTCCCGCCACTCCCCGCCGTCCACACGGTGCGCATCCCCTCCCACAAGACCTACGGGGACGGCCTCTTCCTCATCCGCCCCGACGGCTACATCGGCTGGGCCGGCGACTCACCCACCCACCTGCACCCCTACCTCTCGCGCACCGGATCCTGA
- a CDS encoding ABC transporter permease codes for MTMAATTAVLWAEWTKIRTISSSMWTLTAAFFSTIGLGALLSVILGGEFDTLNAAEQAAFDPVMTSFIGMGLGQLAMITFGVLVVTSEYGTGMIRTTLAAVPQRGLMYFAKAAAAALPGLAVGMATSIATFFVGQALLGDHGASLGDPGVLRAVTGAGVYLTLMLLFAVGVATMLRKAVLSLSVLMAYFFMIAPIFNFVPATKKVGYFFPDQAGTSVMQVVQQVNGPPYGPWTGLAIMALWAAASLAGGYYMLKRNDA; via the coding sequence ATGACCATGGCCGCAACCACTGCCGTCCTCTGGGCGGAGTGGACGAAGATCCGGACCATCAGCTCGTCGATGTGGACGCTGACGGCCGCGTTCTTCTCGACCATCGGCCTCGGTGCGCTCCTGAGCGTCATCCTGGGCGGCGAGTTCGACACCCTCAACGCCGCGGAACAGGCCGCCTTCGACCCGGTGATGACCAGCTTCATCGGCATGGGCCTCGGTCAGCTCGCGATGATCACCTTCGGCGTCCTCGTGGTCACCAGCGAGTACGGCACGGGGATGATCCGCACCACGCTCGCCGCCGTGCCGCAGCGCGGCCTGATGTACTTCGCCAAGGCCGCGGCCGCCGCCCTACCGGGCCTGGCCGTGGGCATGGCCACCAGCATCGCGACGTTCTTCGTCGGCCAGGCGCTCCTCGGCGACCACGGCGCCTCCCTCGGCGACCCGGGGGTGCTGCGAGCGGTCACCGGCGCCGGGGTGTACCTGACGCTCATGCTGCTGTTCGCGGTCGGCGTCGCCACGATGCTGCGCAAGGCAGTGCTCTCCCTCAGCGTCCTGATGGCCTACTTCTTCATGATCGCGCCGATCTTCAACTTCGTGCCCGCCACCAAGAAGGTCGGCTACTTCTTCCCCGACCAGGCGGGCACGAGCGTCATGCAGGTGGTGCAGCAGGTCAACGGACCGCCGTACGGCCCGTGGACGGGCCTCGCCATCATGGCGCTGTGGGCGGCGGCCTCCCTGGCCGGCGGCTACTACATGCTCAAGCGCAACGACGCCTGA
- a CDS encoding phospholipase A2 — MPQHDRRDPQRATNWWHRIHGALRMLCLLVVGVVALGVAANAAPAKRQFHRASAPAPTLAMEQIVTTGTAVYALSADHQGVYEWSTHQDNWIKVFGPARNIYAGGGNLYATDQAPGDIHKYAGKPGQWNRIGGPGLTFVATGEKVYGVSPDSSGVWEYSGKGDVWARIGGPAKNLYAGPAKDVRRSVKDLNRRPLNTLYKTDLATGDLYKYDGKPDQWTNVGSPGATFAVTDENLYGLTPDRSAVVERDTKSGKWKGVGGPAGDIFSSNTLYKTDKVTGDLYKYNGKPGRWNRIGGPAAAFATSGDYLYRLSSDRRSVQKYNGNGATDQWLDLRAPVTPATRAEKIARLTALTQFGTDATNAWYREYGAHRTGKPDRYEFRWTTNVCNSPAPNSIGSYDFTLACVRHDFGYRNYRDLFGEAAFRDNPTGKQRIDQIFLQDLNQVCDQRGWPKAYTPSDRAACKAAANTYFGVVVRFG; from the coding sequence ATGCCCCAACACGACCGACGGGACCCCCAGCGAGCCACGAACTGGTGGCACCGCATCCACGGCGCCCTGCGCATGTTGTGCCTGCTGGTCGTCGGAGTCGTCGCCCTCGGTGTCGCGGCGAACGCCGCCCCCGCCAAGCGGCAGTTCCACCGGGCCTCCGCCCCGGCGCCGACGCTCGCGATGGAGCAGATCGTCACCACCGGCACGGCCGTCTACGCGCTCTCCGCCGACCACCAAGGCGTCTACGAGTGGTCCACCCACCAGGACAACTGGATCAAGGTGTTCGGGCCCGCCCGGAACATCTACGCCGGCGGCGGGAACCTCTACGCGACCGATCAGGCCCCGGGCGACATCCACAAGTACGCCGGCAAGCCCGGCCAGTGGAACCGCATCGGCGGCCCCGGCCTGACGTTCGTCGCCACCGGCGAGAAGGTATACGGCGTCAGCCCCGACAGCAGCGGAGTCTGGGAATACAGCGGGAAGGGAGACGTCTGGGCCAGAATCGGTGGACCCGCCAAGAATCTCTACGCCGGCCCTGCCAAGGACGTCCGCCGCTCCGTCAAGGACCTCAACCGCCGCCCGCTCAACACCCTCTACAAGACCGACCTGGCGACCGGCGACCTCTACAAGTACGACGGAAAGCCCGACCAGTGGACCAACGTCGGCAGTCCCGGCGCCACGTTCGCCGTCACCGACGAGAACCTCTACGGACTGACCCCCGACCGCTCCGCCGTCGTCGAACGCGACACGAAGAGTGGCAAGTGGAAGGGCGTCGGCGGGCCCGCCGGTGACATCTTCAGCAGCAATACGCTCTATAAGACCGACAAGGTGACCGGCGACCTCTACAAGTACAACGGCAAGCCCGGCCGGTGGAACCGCATCGGCGGCCCCGCCGCCGCCTTCGCCACCAGCGGTGACTACCTCTACCGGCTCTCCTCCGACCGCCGCTCCGTCCAGAAGTACAACGGCAACGGCGCCACCGACCAGTGGCTCGACCTGCGGGCTCCCGTCACCCCGGCCACCCGCGCGGAGAAGATCGCCCGCCTGACCGCCCTCACCCAGTTCGGGACCGACGCCACCAACGCCTGGTACCGGGAGTACGGCGCCCACCGCACGGGCAAGCCCGACCGCTACGAGTTCCGGTGGACCACCAACGTGTGCAACTCTCCCGCCCCGAACTCCATCGGCAGCTACGACTTCACCCTCGCCTGCGTCCGCCACGACTTCGGTTACCGCAACTACCGCGACCTCTTCGGTGAGGCGGCCTTCCGCGACAACCCGACCGGCAAGCAGCGCATCGACCAGATCTTCCTCCAGGACCTGAACCAGGTCTGCGACCAGCGGGGCTGGCCCAAGGCCTACACCCCCTCCGATCGCGCAGCATGCAAGGCGGCCGCCAACACCTACTTCGGCGTTGTCGTCCGCTTCGGCTGA
- a CDS encoding helix-turn-helix transcriptional regulator, whose product MLQLLGLSAHAETVYRASLQYPDHGVGALSQDTGLTETDVRTAFDELAALALLRPSYQYGGRLRPVSPEVGLSTLLASAEADLATRQAQVETARAEIAAIAAEHRNTRMFDNTVRLQGLDAVRTRLEELQRATEFECLSLNPGGAHRPDARSAATPLNEQALERGVVIRAVCRESFRNDSDTLAYAHWLTEHGGQMRTVPTVPIQMIIVDRRIAILPLDPADPRAGALEIQSPGIMAALCALFEQCWSTGTSFGDQPPTDDNGCTPMERTLLAIVASGDTDEAAARRLGVSLRTVRRMMSNLMERLDATSRFQAGVNATRRGWL is encoded by the coding sequence GTGCTGCAGCTGCTGGGCCTGTCGGCGCACGCGGAAACGGTCTACCGGGCCTCGCTCCAGTACCCAGACCACGGAGTCGGCGCGCTGTCGCAGGACACCGGCCTCACCGAGACCGACGTGAGAACCGCCTTCGACGAACTGGCCGCCCTCGCCCTGCTCCGCCCCTCGTACCAGTACGGCGGAAGACTCCGGCCGGTCAGCCCCGAAGTGGGCCTGTCCACCCTCCTCGCGTCGGCGGAGGCCGACCTCGCCACGCGGCAGGCCCAAGTGGAAACCGCCCGCGCGGAGATAGCCGCCATCGCCGCCGAGCACCGCAACACCCGGATGTTCGACAACACCGTCCGGCTCCAGGGGCTCGACGCGGTCAGGACCCGGCTCGAGGAACTCCAGCGCGCCACGGAGTTCGAATGCCTCTCGCTCAACCCCGGAGGCGCGCACCGCCCCGACGCCCGCAGCGCGGCCACGCCCCTCAACGAACAGGCCCTGGAACGCGGCGTCGTCATACGGGCTGTCTGCCGCGAAAGCTTCCGCAACGACTCGGACACCCTCGCCTACGCCCACTGGCTCACCGAACACGGCGGCCAGATGCGCACCGTGCCCACCGTCCCCATCCAGATGATCATCGTGGACCGCCGCATCGCGATCCTCCCCCTGGACCCGGCCGACCCCCGCGCCGGCGCACTGGAGATCCAGAGCCCCGGCATCATGGCCGCCCTGTGCGCCCTGTTCGAACAATGCTGGTCCACGGGAACCTCGTTCGGCGACCAGCCGCCGACCGACGACAACGGCTGCACCCCCATGGAGCGCACCCTCCTCGCCATCGTCGCCTCCGGAGACACCGACGAAGCGGCGGCCCGCCGCCTCGGCGTATCCCTGCGCACGGTCCGCCGCATGATGTCCAACCTGATGGAACGCCTGGACGCGACCAGCAGATTCCAAGCGGGCGTCAACGCCACCCGCCGCGGCTGGCTGTGA
- a CDS encoding DUF4240 domain-containing protein, producing the protein MSDVRTPPNNGVDPGLPVMTWERFWQLVEVLGGEAGTETCEDLEEACTRLTEVLSREPIEQIIGFGERLAEALYRLDQAAFGTLPVLGIQLSDGSPLPQSDDGFLYARAAAVAAGRQAYESVFGHPERFARFTARGCEQLLYVHEEAFEHATGTEWDRLTRYDYESCANKDDWPELRD; encoded by the coding sequence GTGAGCGATGTGAGGACACCTCCGAACAACGGTGTCGACCCCGGCCTGCCGGTGATGACCTGGGAGCGGTTCTGGCAGCTCGTCGAGGTTCTCGGCGGCGAGGCCGGCACCGAGACCTGCGAGGACCTCGAGGAGGCCTGCACGCGCCTGACCGAGGTGCTCTCGCGCGAACCAATAGAACAGATCATCGGCTTCGGCGAGCGCCTCGCGGAAGCCCTCTACCGGCTGGACCAGGCGGCCTTCGGCACCCTGCCCGTCCTCGGGATACAGCTGTCCGACGGCTCGCCGCTTCCGCAGTCGGACGACGGCTTCCTGTACGCGCGGGCCGCCGCCGTAGCCGCCGGCCGTCAGGCGTACGAGAGCGTGTTCGGCCATCCGGAACGGTTCGCGCGGTTCACCGCACGAGGCTGCGAGCAACTGCTCTACGTCCACGAGGAGGCGTTCGAGCACGCGACCGGAACGGAGTGGGACCGCCTCACCCGCTACGACTACGAATCCTGCGCGAACAAGGACGACTGGCCCGAGCTCCGCGACTGA
- a CDS encoding TIGR03086 family metal-binding protein, whose translation MTDTTTLDLGPQARIVARLAAGVTDARLADPTPCPEYAVGDLLAHLAGLAVAFRDAARKNLGPTTDTAPDKAALSLPADWREELPRALGELAEAWRDPAAWTGTTRAGGVDLPGDVMGAVAVDELVIHGWDLARATGQDYAPDQAALHASHAFLLSAVDDEAGGIFGPVVPVPDAAPLLDRAVGLSGRDPHWTRPTSP comes from the coding sequence ATGACCGATACGACGACTCTCGACCTCGGACCACAAGCCCGGATCGTGGCCCGCCTCGCGGCGGGCGTCACCGACGCCCGACTGGCCGACCCGACGCCCTGCCCCGAGTACGCCGTCGGCGACCTGCTGGCGCACCTCGCAGGCCTCGCCGTCGCCTTCCGCGACGCGGCCCGCAAGAACCTGGGCCCCACGACGGACACGGCCCCCGACAAAGCCGCGCTCTCGCTGCCCGCCGACTGGCGGGAGGAACTGCCCCGGGCCCTCGGCGAACTGGCCGAAGCCTGGAGGGACCCGGCCGCCTGGACGGGCACGACCCGCGCGGGCGGAGTGGACCTGCCGGGCGACGTCATGGGTGCGGTGGCCGTCGACGAACTGGTGATCCACGGCTGGGACCTGGCCCGGGCCACAGGCCAGGACTACGCACCGGACCAGGCCGCACTGCACGCCTCGCACGCGTTCCTGCTGTCGGCCGTCGACGACGAGGCCGGCGGCATCTTCGGCCCCGTCGTGCCCGTACCGGACGCCGCCCCACTGCTGGACCGCGCAGTCGGCCTGAGCGGTCGCGATCCGCACTGGACCCGGCCGACCTCCCCCTGA